A genomic region of Papaver somniferum cultivar HN1 chromosome 7, ASM357369v1, whole genome shotgun sequence contains the following coding sequences:
- the LOC113300455 gene encoding GDSL esterase/lipase At4g10955-like, producing the protein MASLVKGVYVLKDDHRRHRQGSEALAPPWWESFNFKLMHSLMDDGDSSIFGAVYEYIPVSNNFHDLKRAPKYVVAFRGTSRKQDTVLGDILLDIGVLVNTLHRSLRFKKAAQAVRKTFSEEGASRSNIWLAGHSLCASIAMLAGKTMAKEGIFLESYLYNPPFVAAPIKLIGSMTVRRVIHGACTLFTVGLTVVLQNNEERQQSEDLFTAISPWVPNLFLHPNDVICSGYIGYFEHRERMESIGGGVLGNLATRYSWQGLFMNATFGQEYWPEEKSHLIPSACVTTSSDPRPHKLSQWFTDDSVSGPTLYRY; encoded by the coding sequence ATGGCTAGCTTGGTTAAGGGTGTCTATGTACTGAAGGATGACCATCGGAGACACCGGCAAGGGAGTGAAGCTCTCGCCCCACCTTGGTGGGAATCGTTCAATTTTAAGCTAATGCATAGTCTCATGGATGATGGTGATTCTTCCATCTTTGGTGCTGTATATGAATACATACCCGTGTCCAACAACTTTCATGATCTTAAAAGAGCTCCAAAATACGTAGTTGCTTTTAGAGGAACTTCAAGGAAACAAGATACTGTCCTTGGGGATATATTGTTAGACATAGGTGTTTTAGTAAATACACTTCACCGTAGCCTTCGTTTCAAAAAGGCAGCACAAGCTGTCCGAAAAACATTTTCTGAAGAAGGAGCTAGTAGAAGTAATATCTGGTTGGCAGGGCATTCTTTGTGTGCTTCCATAGCAATGCTTGCAGGAAAAACCATGGCAAAAGAGGGTATTTTCCTTGAATCATATCTATATAATCCACCATTCGTCGCAGCTCCAATCAAACTTATTGGAAGTATGACAGTGAGACGAGTAATCCATGGTGCTTGCACCTTGTTCACTGTAGGACTCACAGTTGTCTTGCAAAATAACGAAGAGAGACAACAATCAGAAGACCTGTTCACAGCCATATCACCCTGGGTACCAAATCTATTTCTGCATCCAAATGATGTTATTTGCTCGGGATACATTGGGTATTTTGAACACCGAGAGAGGATGGAAAGCATTGGAGGTGGAGTTTTGGGGAATTTGGCGACACGATATTCATGGCAAGGGCTCTTTATGAATGCTACTTTTGGACAGGAATATTGGCCAGAAGAAAAATCGCACTTAATTCCTTCAGCTTGTGTGACTACTAGTTCCGATCCTCGACCTCACAAGCTTAGTCAATGGTTCACAGATGATTCAGTTTCAGGTCCTACGCTGTACCGATACTAA
- the LOC113300600 gene encoding subtilisin-like protease SBT1.4 has translation MSFVTDSTYFLILIIFLTSPLLSLAASYNEEDNEQLKTFIVFVSKPDKPSVFVSHHEWYHATLASLPIPASSSFSSSSNNQHHKPQQIIYTYDHAMHGFAARLTLSQASHLRNVPGIVSVLPEQIHELHTTHTPQFLGLDDKVGIWPDSGYGDDVIIGVFDTGIWPERRSFHDKGLGPVPKRWKGICDVGPDFPKESCNKKIIGARAFLDGCQAFMLGSKMNMSSSETISARDTEGHGTHCASIAAGSGVSNASFGPYAAGVAHGMAPRARISVYKVCWPGVGCACSDILAAFDKAITDGVDVISLSVGGTAVPFYKDTFMIGAFHAMQKGIIVLVSAGNRGPEQKTVGNVAPWVLTVGASTLDREFPANVILGDKTVLPGVSLFYGKSRLTESNILVYGGDCGSETCEEGKLDVNRVKGNIVVCESGGPRAAQGNAVKLAGGIGVIQVAPKEKGEGLTSVPHLIPGTMITYKSGRKIRDYIRATNKAQKYYPVAVIKFKGTSIGYSPSSPKIAAFSSRGPNPITPEILKPDIIAPGVNILAAWTGSVGPSKSKADTRRVKYNVMSGTSMACPHVSGIAALLKSAHPTWSPGAIKSAIMTTAYNVDNSRKDITRLADGKYARWFELGSGHVDPNKALHPGLVYDVETEDYAQFLCSINYSSTTISKIFVHEKVDCSRSQMASPGDLNYPSFSVVFKSGTNKVKYERTVKNVGPSADAVYKVKINSPPSVKITVSPQTLVFSKKNRFLSYKISFSSKLNVMEVTGSGRDKHWSFGSIEWTDGEHNVRSPIAFIWDSTTSSTSTSLISSV, from the coding sequence ATGTCTTTTGTTACTGATTCTACTTACTTTCTCATTCTTATCATCTTTCTAACATCTCCATTACTTTCTCTTGCAGCATCTTATAATGAGGAAGATAATGAACAACTAAAGACGTTCATTGTTTTCGTCTCCAAACCTGATAAGCCATCCGTCTTTGTATCTCATCATGAGTGGTACCATGCAACTCTAGCATCTCTTCCCATACCTgcttcttcatctttttcttcttcatctaataatcAACATCATAAGCCTCAACAAATCATCTACACTTACGACCATGCAATGCATGGCTTCGCTGCTCGACTCACGCTTTCTCAAGCGTCTCATCTACGCAATGTTCCCGGAATAGTATCTGTCCTCCCTGAGCAAATTCACGAACTCCATACCACACATACTCCTCAGTTTCTTGGTCTTGACGATAAAGTCGGGATCTGGCCGGATTCAGGTTACGGTGATGATGTCATTATCGGTGTTTTTGATACCGGGATATGGCCGGAACGACGTAGTTTCCATGATAAGGGCTTAGGTCCAGTACCTAAAAGATGGAAAGGTATCTGTGACGTAGGACCTGACTTTCCAAAAGAATCCTGCAACAAGAAGATAATAGGTGCTAGGGCATTCCTCGATGGATGTCAAGCGTTTATGCTTGGAAGTAAAATGAATATGAGCTCTTCAGAAACAATATCAGCCAGAGATACAGAGGGGCATGGTACACATTGTGCATCAATTGCAGCTGGGTCTGGTGTTTCTAATGCTTCATTTGGTCCATACGCAGCTGGAGTAGCACATGGAATGGCACCTAGGGCAAGAATTTCTGTTTACAAGGTCTGTTGGCCAGGCGTTGGATGTGCTTGCTCAGATATACTTGCTGCATTTGACAAGGCCATTACAGATGGAGTTGATGTGATTTCTTTGTCAGTCGGGGGGACAGCTGTTCCATTCTACAAGGATACGTTCATGATTGGAGCATTTCACGCTATGCAGAAAGGGATTATTGTTTTAGTCTCTGCAGGAAATCGTGGACCTGAACAAAAGACTGTAGGGAATGTCGCACCATGGGTGCTGACAGTTGGAGCATCGACACTTGACCGAGAATTTCCTGCAAATGTGATTTTAGGAGATAAAACTGTTCTTCCTGGTGTCTCATTGTTTTATGGCAAAAGTCGACTAACAGAATCTAATATACTAGTTTACGGTGGTGACTGTGGTAGTGAAACCTGCGAAGAAGGGAAATTAGATGTCAACAGAGTTAAGGGAAATATTGTTGTTTGTGAGAGTGGTGGTCCAAGAGCTGCTCAAGGGAATGCAGTGAAATTAGCCGGTGGAATTGGAGTAATTCAAGTGGCACCCAAAGAAAAAGGTGAAGGATTGACTTCTGTTCCACATCTAATTCCTGGGACTATGATTACTTATAAGAGTGGTCGTAAGATTCGAGATTATATAAGGGCGACAAATAAAGCACAAAAATATTATCCAGTAGCTGTGATAAAATTTAAAGGAACATCAATTGGTTATTCACCATCGTCTCCAAAAATTGCCGCATTTTCTAGTCGTGGTCCGAATCCAATAACGCCAGAGATTCTTAAACCCGATATTATTGCTCCCGGTGTAAATATCTTGGCTGCTTGGACTGGATCTGTTGGTCCAAGCAAGTCGAAAGCGGATACGAGACGGGTCAAGTACAATGTAATGTCAGGTACTTCAATGGCATGCCCTCATGTTAGTGGAATCGCTGCCTTGCTTAAAAGTGCACATCCTACATGGTCTCCGGGTGCAATTAAGTCTGCCATAATGACAACTGCTTACAATGTGGATAATTCGCGAAAAGATATCACAAGGCTTGCTGATGGAAAATATGCGAGATGGTTCGAGCTTGGGTCAGGTCATGTTGATCCAAACAAAGCCCTTCACCCAGGTTTAGTATACGATGTGGAAACTGAAGACTATGCACAATTCCTGTGCTCCATTAACTATTCTTCAACAACGATCTCAAAGATATTCGTCCATGAAAAGGTTGATTGCAGTCGGTCTCAGATGGCCAGTCCAGGTGACCTGAACTATCCTTCATTCTCTGTTGTTTTCAAATCGGGAACTAATAAAGTGAAGTATGAAAGAACGGTCAAGAATGTTGGACCGTCAGCAGACGCAGTTTATAAGGTTAAAATAAACTCTCCACCGTCTGTTAAAATTACTGTTTCACCACAGACGCTTGTTTTCAgtaagaaaaatcgatttttgtCGTATAAAATTTCATTTTCAAGTAAGTTAAATGTCATGGAAGTAACAGGCTCGGGTCGAGACAAACATTGGAGTTTCGGGTCCATCGAATGGACGGACGGAGAGCACAACGTGAGGAGTCCCATCGCGTTTATCTGGGATTCTACTACTAGTAGTACCAGTACCAGCTTGATATCTTCAGTCTGA